In Mangifera indica cultivar Alphonso chromosome 1, CATAS_Mindica_2.1, whole genome shotgun sequence, a single genomic region encodes these proteins:
- the LOC123194767 gene encoding uncharacterized protein LOC123194767 isoform X2, producing MSLSLCECVFHFNFSPSDSLSLFSLTSLCLRLPNNNGDIISSSLSLMATTMEAAQFRAGFIVIFFKRPGMGSNVFQPCLATHGGHPTTENLNVFGALEEANPPQPHVEEFQPQVTKHLKEIVLQAVRELKLLCQPLVPQNQEGNNVITDVVPISFRMMQTTNPKRSKEKLIGDITRSFTLPVQLLVGHEDD from the exons ATGAGTCTTTCACTCTGCGAATGTGTGTTTCACTTTAACTTTTCTCCCTCAGATTCTCTTTCTCTATTCTCTCTCACAAGTTTGTGTCTACGGTTACCAAATAACAATGGTGATATCATCAGTTCATCATTAAGTTTGATGGCAACAACAATGGAAGCAGCTCAATTTCGAGCAGG ATTTAtcgtaatatttttcaaaagaccAGGCATGGGTTCTAATGTGTTTCAACCATGCTTGGCAACACATGGAGGACACCCGACGACAGAAAATCTA AATGTTTTCGGGGCCTTAGAAGAGGCCAATCCTCCCCAACCGCATGTTGAAGAATTTCAACCACAAGTGACGAAGCATCTGAAAGAAATAGTCCTC CAAGCGGTGAGGGAACTAAAACTGCTGTGCCAGCCATTGGTGCCACAAAATCAAGAGGGAAACAATGTAATCACTGACGTTGTGCCGATTTCGTTTCGGATGATGCAGACGACTAATCCG AAACGAAGCAAGGAAAAACTAATAGGGGATATCACAAGATCTTTTACACTTCCTGTGCAACTTCTTGTTGGTCATGAAGATGACTAG
- the LOC123194767 gene encoding uncharacterized protein LOC123194767 isoform X1, producing MSLSLCECVFHFNFSPSDSLSLFSLTSLCLRLPNNNGDIISSSLSLMATTMEAAQFRAGFIVIFFKRPGMGSNVFQPCLATHGGHPTTENLSRMHQNIFELPAMDSYNVFGALEEANPPQPHVEEFQPQVTKHLKEIVLQAVRELKLLCQPLVPQNQEGNNVITDVVPISFRMMQTTNPKRSKEKLIGDITRSFTLPVQLLVGHEDD from the exons ATGAGTCTTTCACTCTGCGAATGTGTGTTTCACTTTAACTTTTCTCCCTCAGATTCTCTTTCTCTATTCTCTCTCACAAGTTTGTGTCTACGGTTACCAAATAACAATGGTGATATCATCAGTTCATCATTAAGTTTGATGGCAACAACAATGGAAGCAGCTCAATTTCGAGCAGG ATTTAtcgtaatatttttcaaaagaccAGGCATGGGTTCTAATGTGTTTCAACCATGCTTGGCAACACATGGAGGACACCCGACGACAGAAAATCTA TCGCGGAtgcatcaaaatatttttgaactaCCAGCGATGGATTCTTAT AATGTTTTCGGGGCCTTAGAAGAGGCCAATCCTCCCCAACCGCATGTTGAAGAATTTCAACCACAAGTGACGAAGCATCTGAAAGAAATAGTCCTC CAAGCGGTGAGGGAACTAAAACTGCTGTGCCAGCCATTGGTGCCACAAAATCAAGAGGGAAACAATGTAATCACTGACGTTGTGCCGATTTCGTTTCGGATGATGCAGACGACTAATCCG AAACGAAGCAAGGAAAAACTAATAGGGGATATCACAAGATCTTTTACACTTCCTGTGCAACTTCTTGTTGGTCATGAAGATGACTAG